GAATTGCTCATGGCTTTCGAGCAACTGATCGTGGACGGAAAAGATTGTCATTTGCTGCTCGTCGGTCCTTCCGATGAGGAGTGCGGGGGAGAATCGTTTCTGCCGTCCGGGACGCCGCATGCCGCAAAACGCATCCAGTCTGTCGGATATACAGACTGCCCGGAGCGGTTTCTAGCCATCGCTGACATCCTCTGTTTGCCAAGCTACCGCGAAGGATTCGGTACCGTGGTGATTGAAGCGGCCGCAATGGGAGTGCCTGTGGTTGGCACGCGTATCAACGGCCTGAAGGATGCGGTGGTGAATGGCGAGACCGGTATGCTTGTGGAATCGCACGATGCCAGGGCGTTATACGAGGCAATTGCCACGCTTCTCTCCTCCCCTGCGCAACTCGCGCGTCTGGGACATGCCGCGCGTGAACGTGCGAGGCGCTTGTTTGACGCGAAATATGTCAACCGTTTGCTGGCCGAGGAATATCTGAAATTACTCATGTATTCACGTCGTTGAACATGAGCGGCATGCAACAAATGCCGCACGCAACAAGCCAGGACGCGCGGGTATTGGTTACTGGCGCGACGGGATTCGTTGGCCGCGCGCTCTGCCAGGCACTGCATCGGTGCGGTTATCAGGTGCGCGCGGGCTTGCGAAGCGCCGCTACTGGCGCAGACGGTTATTGCCGGGACAGGGTTGTGGTCGGTGATCTGGGACCGGAAACCGACTGGCGTCCGGCGATTGATGGTGTTGACGCGATTGTTCACCTGGCGGCCCGTGTCCACGTGCTTAAAGAAAGATCGCGTAATCCATTGGCCGAGTTCAGGCTGGTAAATGTCGCGGCTACCGAACGATTGGCGCGGATGGCAGCCGCGTCCGGAGTGCGCCGACTGGTCTACGTGAGTTCGGTCAAGGTGAATGGTGAGCAAACGCTTGAATCACCCTTTACTGAAACAGATGCCCCGAAACCGCATGACGCTTATGGCATGTCGAAATATGAGGCGGAACAGGCGCTGCTGAAAATTGCCGAAGAGAAAAATCTGGAGGTGGTTATCGTGCGCCCGCCACTGGTCTATGGATCGGGAGTAGGTGGAAATTTTCTGCGCATGATGAACTGGATAAATCGCGGGTTTCCCTTGCCTCTGGGATCGGTGCCTAATTCGCGCAGCCTGATTTATCTCGGCAACCTGGTGGATGCGCTGCTAACCTGTGTTATGCATCCACGCGCGACAGGAAAGATATATTTGGTCAGTGACGGTGAAGACGTTTCTACACCTGAGCTGGTCAGACGCCTTGCCCAAGCCATGGGACGACACCCGCGCCTGATTCCCTTCCCGCCGGCCCTGTTGCGTATCGCTGGTTTGATAACCGGCAACTCAGCGGAGGTCGAACGCCTCGTGGGATCATTACGCGTCGATAGTTCGAGAATTCGTCGTGAACTTCAGTGGACACCCCCATTTTCCGTTACGCAAGGACTGCACGATACGGCAGCATGGTATTCAGGACGCGTATGAGCGGGACCGCGCGGTGTACATGCAGAACTCCATGTCCGGGTGAACGGTTGTGAATTATTTTATCAGCCTGATCCTCAGTTTTGGTCTGGCAGCATGGCTGACGCGGAGATTCTGTAATCCGGGCTCACGATTTCATGTTCTGGACCACCCCAATGAGCGTTCGTTGCATCTGCGGCCTGTGCCACGGAGTGGCGGCCTTGCGATCCTTGCAGGTATTGTCGCGGGCATGTCTTTCGTCGCATGGCGCTTCAACTGCGAAGATGGTTTTTACTGGTTATCGCCCAGCATTATCATGGTCGCAATAGTTTCATATATTGATGATCATCGTCATGTATCGGTTATTATCAGGTTGCTGGTGCAGTTGCTCGCCGCCAGCCTGGTTCTGTGGGGCGGTTATTCCGTTCGACTATTCGAGGTTCCCGGTCTCGGATTTGCCGTGTCCCCTGAGCTGGGAGCGCTGTTGTCGGTGCTTTTTATCGTCTGGATGATCAATCTTTACAACTTTATGGATGGAATGGATGGTTTCGCAGGAGGGATGGCCGTGATCGGCTTCAGTGCTTTTGCGTTGCTGGGGTGGTGGAGCGGGAATGCAATATTCACGTTACTGAATCTGGTCGTTGCCGCGGCGGCAGGAGGCTTTTTGCTGTTTAATTTTCCTCCAGCGAGAATTTTCATGGGCGATGTCGGTTCATCCACGCTCGGTCTGCTGGCAGCGGTGTTTTCGTTATGGGGCTCCAGAGACGGAGTTTTTCCGTTTTGGATTGCGATTTTGATATTCTCTCCATTCGTTTTCGACGCCTCTGCGACCTTGATCCGCAGGCTGTTAAAACGTGAGAATATCCTGCGGGCGCATAAGACACATTACTACCAGAAACTGGTGCAAGCAGGCTGGGGACACCGCAAAACAGTTTTCATGGAATATATCATTATGGGTGGTTGTGGATTAACGGCGCTTTTGAGCGTCAAGGCGTCTGTACATTATCAGGTGCTGACGCTGGCAGCATGGGTGGTTTTTTATTTTTTCTTCTTTATGTGGGTTTCATGGTACACATCCAGGCGCCACTCCGCTTCAACCTGATCAGCCATGCCATGCGGCTTTAATCGCGCCCGGATCAATAGATAGTCGACAATTGCATGAGCGATTTGGCTATACTGAATTTGTTGACTGCAAAGGAACGGAAATACGATAAATGACAAGAAAATGAGTGAAATCTATTTATATCTTCGGTCACGCACGGTGGTGTTTGTGCATGATCTGTTAACCATACCGATAGCCTGGTTTGGTGCGTATTGGCTGAGGTTCAATCTCGATTTACTCCCGGAAGGTTATTTCCATCAGGCACTGGTCTTGTTGCCAGTTGTGTGGCTCGCTCAGGGCGCCATGTTCTGGTATTTTGGCTTGTACCGCGGCATCTGGCGATTTGCCTCCATCCCGGATCTGGTCCGTATCCTCAAGGCCGTAACGGCTGGCGTTGTTATTGCCGCCGCGGCAAGCTTTATACTCACTCGTTTGCATGGTGTTCCTCGCTCGGTTTTCATACTCGATGGAATCCTGCTGGTATTGCTGCTGGGGGGGCCGCGATTCATTTATCGCCTGTTCAAGGATCACAGCCTTTATCAGTGGGCCCAGGATCGCAGCCTGACCGGGAGTACGAACAGAAAGAACGCGTTGATCGTGGGCGCCGGCAAGGCCGGCGAAACCCTGGCCCGGGATCTGCTGCGAGACTCCTCGGGTCTGTACCTGCCCGTGGCATTTGCCGATGACGATCGCGGGAAGATCGGAAAGGAAATTCATGGAATTCCTATCGCAGGTTCATGTTTCCAGATACCGCAAATCGTAACAAGGGTAAATGCAGATCTGATTATCATCGCGTTGCCGACCGCCACTTCACGCCAGATCCGGCGCATCGTTGAAATCTGCGAAACCACTGGATTGCCGTTCCGCATTCTGCCGCAAATGCAGGATCTCGTCAGCGGAAGGGCGAGCCTGAAGGATTTGCGTGATGTCAGGATCGAAGACCTGCTCGGACGCGAACCGGTGGAGCTGGACTGGCGGGCGATAACCGAGGCAACGCATGGCAAGACGGTTCTCGTGACCGGCGGCGGCGGTTCGATTGGCGCCGAGCTTTGTCGGCAGCTCGCGCGGCTTGATCCGGCCCGGCTGATCATTCTGGACCGCAGCGAATTCAATCTGTACAGCATCGACATCGAACTGCGGAAAAGCATGCCGGACCTGGCATTGACCAGTTTGCTGGTGGACGTCAGTGACGCGATGCAAATGGAAAAGATATTGCGCGCCCATGTGCCCACCGTGATCTATCATGCCGCGGCCTACAAGCATGTGCCGATCCTGGAAGACCAGGCGCGCGCCGCCGTGGCCAATAACGTGCTGGGTACGCGTGT
The DNA window shown above is from Sulfuricaulis limicola and carries:
- a CDS encoding polysaccharide biosynthesis protein is translated as MSEIYLYLRSRTVVFVHDLLTIPIAWFGAYWLRFNLDLLPEGYFHQALVLLPVVWLAQGAMFWYFGLYRGIWRFASIPDLVRILKAVTAGVVIAAAASFILTRLHGVPRSVFILDGILLVLLLGGPRFIYRLFKDHSLYQWAQDRSLTGSTNRKNALIVGAGKAGETLARDLLRDSSGLYLPVAFADDDRGKIGKEIHGIPIAGSCFQIPQIVTRVNADLIIIALPTATSRQIRRIVEICETTGLPFRILPQMQDLVSGRASLKDLRDVRIEDLLGREPVELDWRAITEATHGKTVLVTGGGGSIGAELCRQLARLDPARLIILDRSEFNLYSIDIELRKSMPDLALTSLLVDVSDAMQMEKILRAHVPTVIYHAAAYKHVPILEDQARAAVANNVLGTRVVASLAEKSGCESFVMVSTDKAVNPANVMGASKRVAEMYCQGLNTRSKTRYITVRFGNVLGSSGSVIPLFQQQIAQGGPVTVTHPDIQRYFMTIPEACQLILQAGVIGRGGEIFVLDMGEPVKISYLAEQLIRLSGKTPGEDIDIVYTGLRPGEKLYEELFHDAEKLAETSHPKILLAQCRMMDKDALERSLDAMQQACDEGNEAVLRNMLAELVPEHTGLIASTPATEKGAVVVPLKQTKSP
- a CDS encoding UDP-glucose 4-epimerase family protein, which produces MSGMQQMPHATSQDARVLVTGATGFVGRALCQALHRCGYQVRAGLRSAATGADGYCRDRVVVGDLGPETDWRPAIDGVDAIVHLAARVHVLKERSRNPLAEFRLVNVAATERLARMAAASGVRRLVYVSSVKVNGEQTLESPFTETDAPKPHDAYGMSKYEAEQALLKIAEEKNLEVVIVRPPLVYGSGVGGNFLRMMNWINRGFPLPLGSVPNSRSLIYLGNLVDALLTCVMHPRATGKIYLVSDGEDVSTPELVRRLAQAMGRHPRLIPFPPALLRIAGLITGNSAEVERLVGSLRVDSSRIRRELQWTPPFSVTQGLHDTAAWYSGRV
- a CDS encoding MraY family glycosyltransferase → MNYFISLILSFGLAAWLTRRFCNPGSRFHVLDHPNERSLHLRPVPRSGGLAILAGIVAGMSFVAWRFNCEDGFYWLSPSIIMVAIVSYIDDHRHVSVIIRLLVQLLAASLVLWGGYSVRLFEVPGLGFAVSPELGALLSVLFIVWMINLYNFMDGMDGFAGGMAVIGFSAFALLGWWSGNAIFTLLNLVVAAAAGGFLLFNFPPARIFMGDVGSSTLGLLAAVFSLWGSRDGVFPFWIAILIFSPFVFDASATLIRRLLKRENILRAHKTHYYQKLVQAGWGHRKTVFMEYIIMGGCGLTALLSVKASVHYQVLTLAAWVVFYFFFFMWVSWYTSRRHSAST